The region GTCGAATGCGACGTTGCTGGATCCATACGTCTTCACTTGGCCTGGCGTAAATTGGTACTGCACCGGCTTGGCGTCAATCCAACTGGGATTGAAGTTGTGATTGGCGTAGGATTCCGCCACGTTGCCCGCTCCGACGCCGACAATCTTTCCGTCCAAATCCGAAAGCGTCGTCGCCTTGCTGTCTTTGTGAACAACGGCAACTTCTGGCGCCCACACGTAGACAGCTGGGAAGTTTAATTTTTCCGCACGCTCCTTGGTTGGCGTCATTTGACCCATAGAAAGATCCCAGCGACCCTCCCACTGGCCAGAGGTGATGAGATCCCAGGCAGGCGTAACAAACTTGACCTCCACCCCTAGGTACTTAGCAACTCCCTTAGCGATATCGACATCGTCACCATCAAGTTCGTGCTTGTCATTCATGCGCGACATCGGCCCCCAGTCCGTTCCGACCGCAACTGTCAGCGTCTTGGTTGCGCGTACGCGATCAAGTACCTCACCGGCATTTGCTTTGGCTAATGGAATTGCCGAAGCAACCGCGACCGACGACGCCGCTGTCAACATTTTTAAAAATTTGTTCATCCGATATTCCCCTTTGTTAGTGCTTCTTGATTGTCGGCGCGGCTCATCGCGGCGCACCTCGGCTCAGCTTGTGCGTCCCGATCGGTATCCCAGGCTGCTGCCCCGTTTTCGAAGCGTATCGTGTGGTAAATCGAAATGCAACATTTGTTTTAAGTATGTCTGTTCGACCCGAATGTATCGCCGTGAGTTATTGGCTTAATAACGCTGCGGTATCCGTGTTGTGTAGCCGCTTGGCCCGGACCGAAGGGGGCGCGGGTGTCGTCACTTCTTGGAACTAAGTGTAATCGGTCGTCAAAGCGGACGGCCCGGAAGGCCTGATCAGTGGCCACGCCATTTACATTTAAACTTGCCAGGGTGCGGTGTCGCAACCTCGATTGGGGAGCGACATCCAATGGATGGCTCGTGCGCTGGCGCATCAGATGCAGCCCAATGATCTTGAAAGCGATGTTACACCTGATCCATATATCGCAAACTAAGACACTCGTTGCATTAGTGGTCATATTGCGTTAGGCATTGGTTCCGGCTCGTAGGGTCCTTGGGAGTGTGCCCCTACTTACCGGTCCGCCAGACTTGTGCCGTGTTGTTAATGGAAGGATGTTCGCAACAAAGAAGCGGCCTGATCGTCAGCTACTTCGAATGGGTGAAGAATCTCACGCATATCCCTTCGGCTTCGGCTTGATGGAGCGCCGCCGGCGCGAGCGGCGCAACCAGACCATCGCACCGGCCCTCGAATGCATGACCGGTAAGGAGTTCCCTGCCGACATCCGTGACGAGTTCCTCGAAGGCGGCGCGGAAATCGATCTCGTTCGTTCCGGACTGGAAGACGTGATGCGAAGCACCTGGGGGCGCATTGCTGACCTGATGGAGCAGCAACCGGAACTCGGTGACTACCGAACCGCCGCCTATGTCGCGTCAATC is a window of Rhizobium tropici CIAT 899 DNA encoding:
- a CDS encoding transporter substrate-binding domain-containing protein, yielding MNKFLKMLTAASSVAVASAIPLAKANAGEVLDRVRATKTLTVAVGTDWGPMSRMNDKHELDGDDVDIAKGVAKYLGVEVKFVTPAWDLITSGQWEGRWDLSMGQMTPTKERAEKLNFPAVYVWAPEVAVVHKDSKATTLSDLDGKIVGVGAGNVAESYANHNFNPSWIDAKPVQYQFTPGQVKTYGSSNVAFDDLRLGDGVRLDAVLGDDTVAREAIKSGYPIKVLGTLFYAPGAISILKGDDEFNDKIAAAVKSMKDDGTLSKMSIKWFGVDYCEQK